Proteins from a single region of Campylobacter concisus:
- the clpP gene encoding ATP-dependent Clp endopeptidase proteolytic subunit ClpP: MSYYVPVVVERTSRGERSYDIYSRLLKDRIVMLSGEIEDGMAASIVAQLLFLEAEDPDKDIYLYINSPGGVITSGFSIYDTMNYIKPDVCTICIGQAASMGAFLLSCGAPGKRYALPNSRIMIHQPLGGARGQATDIEIQAREILRMKEILNGILAKNTGQKLSKIVKDTERDFFMSSAEAKEYGLVDKILEKSFK; the protein is encoded by the coding sequence AGAGGTGAGCGAAGCTATGATATATATTCCCGTCTTTTAAAAGATAGGATCGTTATGCTAAGTGGCGAGATAGAAGACGGCATGGCTGCTTCTATCGTCGCTCAGCTTCTATTTTTAGAGGCTGAGGATCCAGATAAAGATATCTATCTATATATAAACTCACCAGGTGGTGTGATAACAAGTGGCTTTAGTATCTATGACACGATGAACTACATAAAGCCAGATGTTTGCACGATCTGTATCGGCCAAGCTGCTAGTATGGGTGCATTTTTATTAAGCTGTGGCGCGCCAGGTAAAAGATATGCGTTGCCAAATTCTCGCATCATGATACACCAACCACTTGGCGGTGCTAGAGGACAAGCGACTGATATCGAGATACAAGCTCGTGAAATTTTGCGTATGAAAGAGATTTTAAATGGAATTTTAGCCAAAAATACAGGCCAAAAGCTAAGTAAGATCGTAAAAGATACTGAACGTGACTTCTTTATGAGTTCGGCCGAAGCCAAAGAGTACGGACTTGTTGATAAAATTTTGGAGAAAAGTTTTAAATAA